The window aaatcccccaaaaatctccacgTTTCCCCCCACTCCCCCAAATTTCACCAAAAACCTCCAATtttgcccaaaatccccccaattttcccccaaattccccccaaaattccccccaaatgctccaaatttccccaaatcctccaatccccccaaaaccgTCCCGTTTTtacccaaaatgccccaaattcaccccaaatttccccaaatcccctgaatttccccccaaactcacccaaatcccccccaaaatccctccaaaaccgccccaaaatccccccaaaatccccaaaatgccccaaactcacccaaacttccccaaattccccccaaatcccccaaattttcctccgacccccccaaatcctgccaaaattccccaaattcccccaaaatccccaaatcccccgaTTTCCCCCCAAACTCGCCGAGGTTCCCCCCGGATTcgcccaaacccccaaatcccgcCCGGATTTGCCCAAATCCCCCCGGATtggccccaaaccccccccgGTACCTCAGGAAGTGGCAGCGCCGGAAGCGCGGCCCGGGGCGGggacccaaaaaaaccccaaaaacgccccaaaatccccgccctgcacagggaggggccccaaaacccaaaaacctcaaaaatcaacccaaaatccccgccctgcacagggaggggccccaaaaccccaaaaacctcgaAAATCGACCCAAAAATCCCCGCCAGAGCTTGGGGAGTcgcagaaaccccaaaatcctccaaattcagcccaaaatgccccaaatccaccccccAAAACGCCACAAACGCCCAAAAAACCTTGAAAATTgacccaaaaataaaataatccttCAAATTCAGTCCGGAAACTCGTCCAAAGTCAGCCCAAAAATCCTtcaaatccaaccccaaaatcccccaaatttgaCCCAAAAACCTCCACCCAGAAATTGTGGGGTGGGGGGGtcgaaaaccccaaaatcctccaaattcccccctgaaaaaaacccaaataatcccccaaaaatccccccccaaatCTGCCAAATTCGccaaaaaaatgccccaaaatatccaaaaaaaaaaaaaaaaaacaactaaaaaagccccaaaaaatccccccccaaaaaaaccaaaaatcccccccaaaaatccctcaaaaaataaaaaaaaaaatttcccccaaaaaatcccaataaaatccccaaaattaatccccaaaaaatcaccccaagaaaaccccaaaaatccccaaaaaagtCCCCCGAAAAATCCACCAAagatcccaaaaaaaccccaaaaaacaaacccaaaaaatccccccaaaaaaacccaaaaatctaaaaaaaaatccccaaaaaatcccccaaaaaaccccaaaaataaaaaaaaaaaattcccaaaaaaaacaaaaatccccccaaaaaataaaataaaaaaatccccaaaaaatccccccaaaaaataaaataaaaaatccccaaaaaaatcccaaaaaattttaaaaatcccaaagaatccttaaaaatccccaaaaaaaatccaaaaaaaatcccccaaaaataaaaaaaatccccaaaaataaaaaaaaaaaccccaaaaattttttaaaaatccccaaaagtgCCCAAAGTGCCCCAAATCCCCgtcccagtccaaaccagtccagaccagtccaaaccagttcatttctgctgctcAATTCTttatttcccctcccccccccaaaattttcGGGCTAAAGGCCCCAAATTCGGAGCCTTCATCCCCCCCCCATCACCATCATcacccatcctcatcctcatcctccccaaACTGGGCCAAACCGGGGCGGTTTCGGGGCTTTTCGGGACCCCAAATTTGGGTCGGATTCGGGGTTTTTGGGACCTTCTGGGAGCTCCCGAAATTggccaaatttggggtttttggggccttcgtcttcatcatcttcatcatcctcatcctcagccgAACCGGGAGCGTTTTCGGGAGCCCCAAATTGGGTCGGATTCGGGGTTTTCGGGGTTTTCCTCGGCCAGGTCCCAAAGTCGCTGAAATTCGGCGTCGCTGatttcttcatcttcatcatcatcatcctcatcctcaccgaACCGGGACCAAACTGGGCCAAACCGGGCGGATTTCGGGAAATTTCGGGAGCCCCAAATTGGGGCGGATTCGGGGTTTTCGGGGCGCTCCCAAAAAACCTTTTTGGAGCCCTCGGGAGCTCCCAAAATTggccaaatttggggtttttggggtttttggggcctTCGTCTTCACCGTCGTCTTCGTCACCGAACTGGGATTGAACCGGGCCAGactgggaggattttgggggttggtgagaccccaaatttgggtgggatttggggtttttggtgctCTTCCAAAAGCCCTTTTTTGGGCCTTCCCAAATTGGccgaatttggggtttttggcttttttggtgCCTTCgtcttcctcatcttcatcctcgTCAAACTGGGGCCAAACTGGGCCAAACTGGAGGatttctgggggttttgggacCCCAGGTTTGGgtcagatttgggatttttggggtttttggactCATCCCAAATACTCTCCCGAAATGgcccaaatttgggattttcgGTGCCAAAATCTTCGTCTCCATCCTCCTCAAATTGTGACCATTCTTGGCTTTTCCTgacccaaattttccccaaatttgggatttttggggtcattttctATCCCATCCCAAAATGGcccaaatttgggttttttggcatttttggcttttcatcatcttcatcttcaccatcctcatcctccccaaACTGGGGcccatttttgggttttttgagacCCCAAATTCGGgtcagatttgggatttttgtggtcATTCCCGATACCCTCCGAAACGCGCCAAATTTGgcatttttagcatttttggTGCCAAAACCTTCATCCCCACCCTCCCCAAACTGGGACAATTTTTGGGCTTTTCCtgaccccaaattttccccaaatttggcCTTTTTGCTGCCAAAACCTTCATCCTCCCCCTCCTCAAACTGGGACAATTTTTGGGCTTTTCCtgaccccaaattttccccaaatttggcCTTTTTGCTGCCAAACCCTTCATCCCCACCCTCCTCAAACCGGgacaaattttggggttttggggaccccAATTTTGGGccaaatttgggtttttttcccccggCGGAACCTTCTGGAACCTCAAAGAATCTCTGCACAAACCCcgccccttcctcctcctctggctcctccccctcctccacAAACTCCGCCCAATCAGCGGCCTCGGGCGGCCACGGGGCCCCGCCCACCACGCCAGCCCCGCCCCTGGGCGTGGCCGGCCGGTAGTCGGTGCACAGGGCTCCGGCCAGCGCCGGCCCGCACTCAGCGGTCACTCCAAAGTCCAAGCGTCCACCCCCGGGGAAGCAGGAGCGCTCCGGCCAGCGGCCAGCGGTCAGTGGCCAAAGGCACGAGCCCAGCCGGTCATCGTCCCAGCCGTGGTCCTCGTCCcacacctgcagctccagctgcgcCCCCGGCCGCAGAGTGACCACACCCCAGGTCCAGCCGCTGACCCCAGCGCGGCCGGTCCGAGTTCCAGGCCGTGGACGTCCGGGCGCGGCGGTCAGCGAAGGACACGCGGACGTAGGCGTCCGTGGCGGTCCAGCAGGTCGCCACGCCACCCCCGGCCACCTAGAATCTGCACGgacagtggtcagtggtcagtgcAATGGTCATTGGTCAGCGAAGGACACGCGGACGTAGGCGTCCGTGGCGGTCAGCAGGTCGCCACGCCACCCCCCGGCCACCTAGAATCTGCACGgacagtggtcagtggtcagtggtcatcATTGGTGTGGGCACTGGTCATTGGTTATTGGTCAGTGGGTATATTGGTCATTGCTGTGGTCAGTGGTCAATGTGGTGGTCATTGTGATGGTCAGTGGTCAGTGCaatggtcagtggtcagtgCAATGGTCAGTGGTCATTGTGATGGTCATTGTGATGGTCAGTGGTCAGTGCAATGGTCAGTGGTCATTGGTTATTGGTCATTGCTGTGGTCATTGGTTATTGGTCAGTGGTCATTGGTCAGCGAAGGACACGCGGACGTAGGCGTCCGTGGCGGTCAGCAGGTCGCCACGCCACCCCCGGCCACCTAGAATCTGCACGgacagtggtcagtggtcagtggtcatcATTGGTGTGGGCATTGGGCATTGGTCAGTGGTTATTGGTCATTGCTGTGGTCAGTGGGCAATGTGGTGGTCATTGTGATGGTCAGTGGTCAGTGAAATGGTCAGTGGTCATTGGTTATTGGTCATTGCTGTGGTCATTGGTTATTGGTCATTGCTGTGGTTATTGGTTATTGGTTATTGGTCAGTGGTCATTGGTCAGCGAAGGACACGCGGACGTAGGCGTCCGTGGCGGTCAGCAGGTCGCCACGCCAGCCACGGCCACCTAGAATCTGCACGgacagtggtcagtggtcagtggtcatcATTGGTGTGGGCATTGGGCATTGGTTATTGGTCAGTGGTTATTGGTCATTGCTGTGGTTATTGGTtattggtcagtggtcactggAATGCTCAGTGGTCAGTGTGGTGGTCATTGCTGCGGTCATTGGTCATTGGTCATCATGGTGGTCAATGGAGTGGTCATCACTGAGGTCATTGGTGTGGTCATTGGTCACTGGAGTGGTCAGTGGTCATTCTGGTGGTCactggtcagtggtcactcagtggtcactcaccaTCACGGACAGGTGCGCCAGGCCCGCGTGGGGCGGGGCAGCACGGGGACCCGCCCCACAGGAAGGGGCGTGGCCGAGCACGGACAGTGGCACGGGTGGTCACTCAGGTGGTCACTCAGGCGGTCACCTGGAAAATCAACGGCATGGTCAGCGGTCACTGTGGTGGTCAGTGGAGTGGTCATTGACCATTGGTGTGGTCAGTGGAGTGGTCATCATGGTGGTCATTGTGATGGTCAGTGCCGTGGTCAGTGGTGTGGTCAGTGGTGTGGTCATCATGGTGGTCAGTGGTCATTGGGGTGGCCATTGGTCATCATGGTGGTCATCAGGACATTCATTGGTGTGGTCATTGACCATGGGAGTGGACATTGGTGTGGTCATCATGGTGGTCAGTGGAGTGGTCATTGTGGTGGTCATCAGGCTGGGCATTGGTGTGGTCATCATGGCGGTCATCCCAGTGGTCAGTGCAGTGGTCATCGTGGTGGTCATTTGGTGTGGCCATTGATGTGGTCATTGGCTCTTGACCATTCCAATGACCACACTGCTGACCATCAGAATGACCACTGACCACTCCACTGACCTTGCTGACCACTCCGGCCGCAGGAGCAGTTGACCCTCAGCGCTTTGGCCGCCACGTAACTCCTGATGGCCGCCTgcagtgaccactgaccaatgaCCACAATGCCCACAATGACCACAATGCCCCACAATAACAATGACCACTCACCTGACTGACCACTCCCGGCCATGTCCACCACAGCTGCAGTTGACCCTCAGCGCTTTGGCCGCCACATAGCTCCTGATGGCCGCCCGCAGTGACCACTGACCCAATGACCACAATGCCCACAATGCCCACAATGCCCCACAATGCCCACAATGACCACAATGACCACTGCACTGACCACTCACCTTGCTGACCACTCCGGCCGCAGGAGCAGTTGACCCTGAGCGCTTTGGCCGCCACGTAGCTCCGGATGGCCGCCCgcagtgaccactgaccacaaTGACCACTGAACTGACCACTCACCTGACTGACCACTTCCCACTCCGGCCATGTCCACCACAGGAGCAGTTGACCCTCAGCGCTTTGGCCGCCACATAACTCCTGATGGCCCGCCGCAGTGACCACTGACCCAATGACCACAATGACCACAATGCCCACAATGCCCACAATGACCACTGACCTTGCTGACCACTCCGGCCACAGGAGCAGTTGACCCTCAGCGCTTTGGCCGCCACATAACTCCGGATGGCCGTCCgcagtgaccactgaccacaaTGACCGCAATGCCCACAATGACCACAATGACCACTGACCTTGCTGACCACTCCAGCCATGTCCACCACAGGTGCAGTTGACCCTCAGCGCTTTGGGCCGCCACATAACTCCGGATGGCCGCCCGCAGTGACCACTGACCCAATGACCACAATGACCACTGACCTTGCTGACCACTCCGGCCGCAGGTGCAGTTGACCCTGAGCGCTTTGGCCGCCACGTAGCTCCTGATGGCCGCCCGCAGTGACCACTGACCCAATGCCCACAATGCCCACAATGACCACAATGCCCGCAATGCCCACAATGACCACTGACCTTGCTGACCACTCCGGCCGCAGGAGCAGTTGACCCTGAGCGCTTTGGCCGCCACGTAGCTCCTGATGGCCGCccacagtgaccactgaccacaaTGACCACAATGCCCACAATGCCCACAATGACAATGACCACTGACCTTGCTGACCACTCCGGCCACAGGAACAGTTGACCCTCAGCGCTTTGGCCGCCACGTAGCTCCTGATGGCCGCCCGCAGTGACCGCCGCCGGGGGTCACTCCGCGGCACGAGCGCGTCCAGCGGCCAAAGGTCGGCCTCGACCACGGCCGGAGCCGCGGGGACGCCCTTGAGCCAGCGGCCGAAGTCCTGCGGCCCGCCCGAAGGCCAGGTCGCCGTCGCGGTCAGCGCCGCCGTCCACCTCGAGCAGCCGCTGGCCGAAGAACTCGCCGAAGCTGACGTTGCCCTCGGTGGCCGCGCCGGACGTCCGGCACGCGGCCCGCTCGGGCCCCTCCGGCCGGGCCGAAGGTCAGCTCCGTCCGCAGGCAGTCGGACGCCTCCTGCGCGCCCACTCCGGCCATGGCGGCGCGGCACAGCCGGACGGCGGTCAGCGTCCGGAGCCGGCCGCCCAGGCGCGCGGCCACCACGGCGTGGGTGCCCCAGCCGGACACCAGCTCGGCGTAGAGTCCGGCCGTGGCCGGAGTGAAGTGCGGCGGGAGTGACCGGACGGCGCGCAGGAACGAGGGCGAGGGGCGAGCGGCCGAAGGCTCCAGCCACGTCCTGGGGGGGCACGGACAGTGGTCAGCGTGGGAACGGTCACTCTGGGAGTGGTCAGTTTGGAATGGTCACTCTGGGAGTGGTCAGTTCCGGTTTGGTCAGTTTGGAATGGTCACTCTGGGAGTGGTCAGTTCTGGTTTGGTCAGTTTGGAATGGTCACTCTGGGAGTGGTCAGTTCTGGTTTGGTCAGTTTGGAATGGTCACTCTTGGTTTGGTCAGTTTGAAATGGTCACTCTGGGAGTGGTCAGTTCTGGTTTGGTCAGTTTGGAATGGTCACTCTGGGAGTGGTCAGTTTGAAATGGTCACTCTGGGAGTGGTCAGTTCTGGTTTGGTCGGTTTGGAATGGTCACTTTTGGTTTGGTCAGTTTGAAATGGTCACTCTGGGAGTGGTCAGTTCTGGTTTGGTCGGTTTGGAATGGTCACTTTTGGTTTGGTCAGTTTGAAATGGTCACTCTGGGAGTGGTCAGTTCTGGTTTGGTCAGTTTGGAATGGTCACTTTTGGTTTGGTCAGTTTGGAATGGTCACTTCAGAATGGTCACTCTTGGTTTGGTCACTTTGGCAGTGGTCACTTCAAGTGTCAGTTTTGGACTGGTCGGTTTGGAATGGTCACTTTGCAGTGGTCACTTTGGGAGTGGTCAGTTTGCTGAGGAATGGTCACTTTTGGACTGGTCACTTTTAGACTGGTCAGTTTTGGTTTGGTCAGTTTGGAATGGTCAATTTCAGAATGGTCACTTTTGGGAGTGGTCATTTTGGGGGCAGTGGTCACTTTTGGACTGGTCAGTTTGGAATGGTCACTTTGGGAGCAGCGGTCACTTTCCGAATGGCCACTTTCTGAGTGGTCAGTTTGGGGGGGAATGGTCACTTTGGCAGGGGTCACTTTGGTCACTTTGAGAGGGGATCGGTCACATTGGAGTGGTCACTTTGAGGGGAGTGGTCACTTTGGCAGTGGTCACTCTAGGAGTGGTCACTTTCAGACTGGTCACTTTGGCAGTGGTCACTTTGTCCAGAGGGTCAGTTTGTCCAGAGTGGTCACTCTGGCAGTGGTCAGTTTGGTGGGGGAGGGGAGGATTtcaggatgaggatgaagaagaTGAGGATGACGATGAGATGAAGATGGAGACAAAACCAAGGGAGATAAGGGAGAAGAAGATaaggatgaagatgaggatgaagatgaggaagacaatgatgaagatgaagatgaggaaCATGGAAATGAAGACCAAGAcaaagatgaagatgaagatgaggatgaagatgatgagAAGATAAAAATGAAGACAaggatgaagatgaagatgaagatgaagaacACAAAGATGGAGGACAAAGCCATGTAAGATAAGGAAGAtaaagaggaagaagatgaagatgaaggtGGAGACAAAACCAAGGAACATAAGGAAGATAAGGA is drawn from Zonotrichia albicollis isolate bZonAlb1 chromosome 24, bZonAlb1.hap1, whole genome shotgun sequence and contains these coding sequences:
- the LOC141731726 gene encoding LOW QUALITY PROTEIN: perforin-1-like (The sequence of the model RefSeq protein was modified relative to this genomic sequence to represent the inferred CDS: deleted 2 bases in 1 codon); amino-acid sequence: MAPAVTMAMSPGVAAGVCCVPTPCTRCPPRRVPSAIGGWRSGRRCRRQSRVAAGASAVGTAVTSSVTKGWSFGVSWGRGRGLGVLGEGSQSRVAQEGLRWQRQDRSALSWQELVCTFYWTWLEPSAARPSPSFLRAVRSLPPHFTPATAGLYAELVSGWGTHAVVAARLGGRLRTLTAVRLCRAAMAGVGAQEASLPADGADLRPGRRGPSGPRAGRPARPPRATSASASSSASGCSRWTAALTATATWPSGGPQDFGRWLKGVPAAPAVVEADLWPLDALVPRSDPRRRSLRAAIRSYVAAKALRVNCSCGRSGQQGDRLSDHLSDHPCHCPCSATPLPVGRVPVLPRPTRAWRTCP